The genomic DNA TGTGGGAATCAGCAAGCAGCCGCATGGGGCTCAGTCTGGCTGGGGTTGCACCACCCCACCGAGGgctttgggctgcctgaggagtccccagctcctctctgaCCACTCTGATCCCCGTTCCCAGACCTGGATGCCCGTCCCTGGGATTTCCAGGCAGAGGAGTGTGCCCTGCGTGCCAGCATCGAGCGCTTCAACTCGCGGCGCTACGACCGTGCCCACGGCAACCCCGACTTCGTGCCCGTGGACAACTGCCTGCAGAGCGTGCTGGGCCAGCGTGTGGAGCTGCCCGAGGATTTCCAGGTCAACTACGACCTCTGGCTGGAGAGGGAGGTCTTCTCCAGGCCCATCtcctgggaggagctgctgcagtgatgGACACAGGGAGGCAGGGTGGGTTGCTTGGAGAGCTCGAGGCTGACCTGAGGTTTGGGGGGTCTCTGGGTGGCTGTGCTGTCGTGGTGGGCTTGGGGAGATGATGGAGCTTGGGGAGATGATGGAGCCCACCCCATGTGATGCTTTCAGAGGCACCGCCCTTCTCGTGCCCCCCAGCCAggaagggggagcagggggcagTGTGGGAGGGGGTTCCTTGGGTGGGACAccaggctggccctgcccagcccctctgggggGTCagggtgcctgtgggggcttgAGGGGCTGGGGTGGCCTCCCCTCACCCACGAGGGGTGCAGGAGCTgtacatatattatatatatttggTGATACCTCTGCCCCGAGCGTGGCTGGGCTCtgtccatgtccctgtccctcctgcctcGAGTTGGGCTGGGATGAGAGTTCCTCATCCCAGGTCCTTGTCCCCACTCATCCCTCAAACCCTGGGGGTACAtggcccctccccagcaggtTTAATCTTACCTTGCACCCAGGTCTGTTGGTTTGGGGGGGCTGGTGGCCTTGTGGGGAGCAGGTTCTCCCAGGCCTTGCCCTGTCCCATTCACTGACCCCTCCTGGGATTTCTGACACCACTGAGGTGTTGCCACTGGGATTTTCTTTGGTCCctgcttccagcacaggatCCTGACACCAAATCCTGCCAGAGCTCAGCCTTGCACATTGCCTGGCCTCAGCTtccctggcagaggggcagcagcagccctggggggtGAAATCCTGGGGGATTCACCCTGATTTGAGGCAGGGATTTGCAGAGATGGCTGTGGGCAGAGGGAGCCTGGGACAGCACCAATTCCACCCATCACCTGCTGGGATTCTGAGCCTGTGGAGCTCCAGGAGTGAATCCAGCTgtggggatgctcagccccagccctggaagctGCAAACTCAGCCTTGTGAGCCATCAGAGAGGTTctgtgggcacagcctggatggTGACATGCCCTTAatccctgcctggagctgtccccatCCTGGCCTCTTCCCCCTCAGCCAGGGTGACACTGAGTtggagcctggctccatccggGTGCCCAGTGCTGCACCTGATCCTgtgggcagcacagagccagctctggctgtgcctccaggagaggcacagagaaggaaatgctGCCCTGGCTTGGTTTAATGATGAGTAAACCTCTTGCAGGAATCCCTGCTCACctgctcctcagccctggaCCTGCTCAggacactgcaaagctccctcagctccctcagcaccacTTTGCACCCCAGTAACCCTGAACGTGCTTTGGAAAGAAACActgtggtgctgctggctgggatgatcccagagggcttttccagccccagggacTGCAGCACTCTGATTGTGTGGGGTGTTGAGCATCCCAAACCTCATCCCTCAGCCCAGGTTCCAAGGGAGCATCAGGTCCTGGCAAAGCCCAGCTCTCAGTGGAGACAAACGGATTTTATCCTCCCTAGGACAGAGGTTttaaattgggatttttttttttaatttttggattttttactGCCCTCCTcaaccacagagctgctggatgtgCCCCCAGGGTCCTGCCAGGGCTGTACCCACCCCTGGCACCCACGTGGGTGCCTCCAGCACCATCCTGCCCCCCaagccccattcccagcagcagaACAGGCCTGAGGAGCCTGTGGGAgtctccatccccagcccccctggCTTTATAGGGCTGCTGGAGCCATAATTAACTTATGAAAAATGTGGTTTATTGTTTAGAAATGAATAACAAAATCCCCACCGGTGGGAGGGGTGTGAGCTGCCCTGGgtgagggtgggcagccctgggctgcctcctgtggCACCCActgtggccaggctgtgcccaggctgccagggctTGCCTGAAGACCTTGAGGCtttccaggctgggctggaacAGCAGGTTTGGTGCCCCCCGAGGGATCCAGCTGCCCCACAGGGGTGTCCCCCCATCaggatgtggggctggggggcatTGCAGATTTTGCAGGGAGGGGTTTggccccagggtgtccctgggggGTGCCAGCATCTCCTGGTGCTGGGGTGAGCAGGGTCATTCCTGGCTTCGTTTATTGGTGTTTCCCTGCAGTGGGGGAGGCCACAGTGGgtgaaggggggggggggggacaggACACCTCGCTCCTTGGGGACTTGGGGAGCCCCCCTGGTGACCCCCAGAGCAGATGAGGTGCCCCCTCATTACTGGCCTTGCAGGTACCACAGTAACATTCAGAACCCTGCAAAATGCAGAACAAACCCCTTCCCACCCCCCAAATCACCCATTTGTGTCCCAACACCCCAGCTGGAGTCCTGGGAGGGTTCTCACCTGGGATTAAAACTCCTTCCTGAGGGGTGACAGGGAGACCCCTGCCAGGGAAACAGCCTCAGTTTGGGATGCTTTATTGTGCCAGGGCCTTATTTCCCCTCCAAGAGGGAGCAGAACgagctgtgtgctctgggggggctttggggctCCTGCCCCCAGTAACCCCCGGTAccagcagctgtcccagccctgtctcCCCAGTATGGGACTGGGAGAGGAAGAGCCCAATTTCTGCCATTGCTGGTTGTGCTGGGCAGGGCGTGAGCAGCCGAATttcagctggggaggggagaatTGCCCCCAGTTGCCCTGGTGCTCCACAGTCCCTCCTCAGCCCACCCACGGCTGGCAGTGcccggctggggcagggggCACACACGGGGGCTGGAATCTCCATCAAACCCCTGAAGGTGCTGGGAGGGCTCAGGAAATTTGGGGAGCCATTTCCGGGGTGCCgagctgcagtgccagccctgctggggcagcctggctttgggggctcctctttctcctccccacagccccccctGGGCCCCTCTCACCGGGGTGGGGGCAGCGACACCGTGCTGGGGTGTGCAGAGAGGGGTGAAGGTGACCCCAGCACCCTGACCCCCCTCcccgggctgggggacaccCTCGGGGGGGCTCCGTGTCCATCCTGGGGGATCATGTGGCCCAGTTCAGGAGGCTCCCGGCGCCCTCTTTGCTCTTCATCCTCAGCGGCATCAGGGTGGGCGCCTTGTAGTCGTGCTGGGCGGGCGGCTCGAAGGGGTGGGGGGCCAGGCCCGGCGGGGGCAGCCCGTGCAGGGGGTACAGGCTGTTGATGCCGGGGTGGGCGCCCGGGGAAGCGGGAATGCCCACGAAGCCACTGCTGGGGGCGGGGGGGTACGGGGACATGCAGGGGGACGGGATGGTCTCGGGGGGCAGCAGCCCCGGGGGGCTCCCAGGGCTCGGCCACAGGTTGTTCTGCAGCTGAAACAACAACAAGCCCAAAATGAGGGTGGGGACATCACACCCTGCTCAGTTTCCCCCTATTCTGCCTCAGATCTCCCTCCCCACTTCAGGATTCCTCTTATCCCACCTGTGATCCCTCTCACCCCTCCTGGATCCCCCTCATCCCCCCTCAGATCCCCCCACCCACGCGGTGCAAAGGGAGCGATGCCTTTGCTCTGTTTTCTGCCCTTGGGGGGGTTCAATCCTGGTTGAATAATTCCCCCCGGGACAGTTTGGCTTCAGGGATGTGCGTGAAGagtttaaaactatttttatgCTTTTCGATACTGGGGGAGGAAAGGCAGTTGTGCAGAAAAGGGGGGCAGGAAGCACGGAGAGAGCTAAAGGAGGTCTTCAGGAGgaacaccccaaaacctgccccAGAGGGCAATGGAGTGGGACGTaaagcagcatcttcctgcGTGTGGAAAAATGCCATCCTCCCTCTTTTCCATCCCGGGCCGCTCTTCTCCCGAGGGTGGGGGAAACcggggagaaggggcaggaaCGGGTGACGTGAGAGGGGGCAGGAGTGGGTGATGTGGGGGGAAGGAAGGGGCAGGAATGGCTGATGTGGGGTGGAAGGGGCAGGAATGGCTGATGCGGGGCTCCCCCAGGTGCGGTGGGACCCCTCCCCTGGGAGTGGGGgcacacagggctggagcagcccccgAGCCATCTCTCACCTCCTGGATTTTCCCGTACCGTTCCCGTTTCCGCCACTTGGCCCGGCGGTTCTGGAACCAAACCTGGGGGTGGAGGAGGGGGCTGAGGTGCGGGACCCTTCCCCGGCCGCTGCAGCctcccatcagcagcagcaggggccgGGCACGGTGCCCGGCGCTCCGGGAGCCGCAGCCGCGCTAAgggcgctgctggagctctcTGCCCTTTATCAACACCGGGAATATCTTGTCCCGCACCAAAAATGATCCGTCCTGCTCCcccttcctctccctgctgcttctgggacTTGTTGATCCCAGATGTTGCTGCAGAATGAGGCTTTCTGGGTGCTGATGTCCCCTCCgtgctggggtggggacagccccagcagcacctcccGGAGAGGAGGATGCCCTGCCGGGACACTTGGCTTGGGGCTCTCGTGGCTGCGGGTGGTTTCATCTCAGTCCACCCCAAATCTGGGTTCGGAGGCTCCGCTGGGCTCCTGGGGACGCTTCCCCTGCCTGTGCCTTGTccccattcctgctgctggggatggcagctcccagcgGGTGCTCCCTTCTCGCTGAACCCTCCACCTCCATTTcctccctgctgggagcccccTGCAGCTGCGTCTTCCCACTTGGAGCCTCAAACGgcatggggacacccctggaagcagctcctggggagggagggTCGGTCCCGTCCTGCCCCACGTCCCAGGAggtgccaccccagccccaccctCGCGGAGCTCCCGGGATTCCTCTGCCGGGCTGGGAACGATGGCTGCACGGGGGGCATCACGATCAGGGCATTCAGGGTGAGGGGTTGACAATGACCTCCCAAATTTTGGCTCTTCCCACCCTTTGTTGCTTGTCCAGGGGGGGAGTGCAGAGGGTTCAGAGACAACCAacacccacagcacagcagagggtGCACGGCCTGAGATTTCCATCTGGGATTTAGCATTTTCATGGGAAAGCAGCTTCCATCTCAGCACCACCTTGCAGGCAGGAGAATCCCccctcctggcagccccagggtgCCCATGCCCGTCCCTCTGTGCCCGTACCTGCACCCTGGCCTCGGTCAGGTCCGTGCGCAGTGCCAGCTGCTCCCGGGCGTACACGTCGGGATAATGCGTCTTCTGGAAaaccttctccagctcctccagctggaACGTGCTGAAGGTCGTCCTGTTCCTCCTCTTCTTGCTCTTGCTCTTGCCCAGGGGCTCGGGGAGCTCGGGGATCCCGAAGTCCCGGAGGCTGCCCAGGGGTGCTGCCAGTGGGCACCCCAACTCCTCCGGGGCTTTTGGGGGGACCCTGCAGGCGGTGGGAATCGCCTGGAACCCAGCTTTGCAGCCCTTCTCACCTGGGGGGAGAGGCACAGCACCAGGGGGTGTTAACAGTGCCAAGGAAACCCAGAACTGTCCGTGCCACAGCCCTGGCATCccacccatcccatcccatcccatcccatcccatcccatcccatcccatcccatcccatcccatcccatcccgggGGATGTCGAGGTGCTGCCCCAGGAGAAAGGGCTCAGCATGGACACGCAGCAGCGCAAATCCATCCCTGAGAAAGGCAAAACCCATCCCTGAGAAAGGCAAAACCCATCCCTGAGAAGGGCAAAATCCATCCCTGAGAAAGGCAAAACCCATCCCTGAGAAGGGCAAAACCCATCCCTGAGAAGGGCAAAACCCATCCCTGAGAAGGGAAAAATCCATCCCTGAGAAGGGCAAAACCCACACTCGCTGCGGGAGCTGTGGGCAGGAAAAGCCTCTGGAGGTGGGGAaagcctggctggagcagcgggTGCTCAGGGTCCCACTGGGATGCTGTGACTGCGTGGGGACGGGGCAGAGGAGGTGGGCACAGGGGTTTTTTGCTCCACTCTCCTCATTCCTCTCCTCATCCCTCTCCTCCCACTCCCTTCCTGCCCAGGCTGGTGCCTCAGCCCGgcgcagagcccagagcagagccacagggcccagcagtgcccccaaacccagcctggCTCGGGGCCATatgcagcccctgtgccccagATAGTTCAGGGCACTCTGTGCCCTgagccagcccttccctggagctgcagctcccgggaaagCTCTTGGAAAGGAGTAAAAAAATCCTGCCCTGCTTTTTGTGCTGAAGAAGAGCTCCCTTTCCTCACCCTCCTCTGGGATCAGAGCAAGAAATCTGGGGGTCCCCCCTTCCCTTCGGTGCTGGGGTGGATGATGGAATAGGATCCTGAGGAAAATCCCTGCCATGCGTTTTGGGGGTCACCTCTGTACCCCAAGGAGGGTCGTTTGTCCCCACATGGGGACACCCAGAGCTTGGCAGCTCCAAAAGATTCCGGGTGCTGTTGGGACCCTGatgggctgagcagggaaaggggaagTGAGCGGGGAATTAGGAGATGGAGAGGGGTGCCCTGGGATCCCCCATCtgctgaggggacacagaggtGTCACCTGAGGAGAGGACAGCCTAAAAATGCTGGGTTTGCCCTGATGCCACCCCAGTCACCCGTTTGGGGTTCCTGCAGGTTCctcagaggggcaggatcaggCCCACGGCCAGGAGGGGAAATGCCTCCTTTGGGATggatcctgctccccagcacatccccacaGAGTGAGGAAACGgggtccccatgtccccatccctgcagaccCCCCCGGGGCTCCCCAAAGCAGCCCCCACCGCGGCCTTTTCCGGCCTTTCCCTTTGgatttttggttgttttctaATTAAGGCAATTTGGGGGCTATGGAGCCGCCAAGCCCTGATCCAGCTGCTTTGAATTAATGAGGAATTGTAATttgggggaggtttgggggggtgGTTGCTCCTTGTCCCTCTCAGTACCGACCTGTCTGCTCATGGATAACGGCAAAGGAATGAGGCCAAATTGTTTCCTCCCTGCTCTGGCCTCCAAAGGGCTCAGCCGCTGGGCTGGAGCGTTTTAAACATTCAACCCCAAATCTCACCAAAGAGCAGACCCAAATATAaccaaaattaaagaaaaaatgaccagaataAAATCCTGCATAAAGCATCGAGTTTGGGagtttttccccccttttctcaAAGGCAGCGCGGCGCATTTCCAAGTGACCCACGGGTTCTGGCGTTGgagacaaataaataaatagccaaaagaaggaaaaggcagGAAGAGCGGGATACAGGCACGTAGCTAAACAAACACAGCGGCACCGAGGGACAAAGGGAAGATGCAGAAATTTTTCTCCCACTCCTTCCTAAACTGACACCCCCCGAAAAATTTGGCGGCGCTGGGGAAGGCGGCAGCTGGGCAACAGCTGTACGATTCCTGGGATaatggggaggggaaggaactCCAGAGGATCATTAGGGAAGGGATGGGGGCATGGAAAGGACTCCCAGGAACCGGGGGAA from Passer domesticus isolate bPasDom1 chromosome 25, bPasDom1.hap1, whole genome shotgun sequence includes the following:
- the ALX3 gene encoding homeobox protein aristaless-like 3, whose product is MSPYPPAPSSGFVGIPASPGAHPGINSLYPLHGLPPPGLAPHPFEPPAQHDYKAPTLMPLRMKSKEGAGSLLNWAT